In one Camelus ferus isolate YT-003-E chromosome 14, BCGSAC_Cfer_1.0, whole genome shotgun sequence genomic region, the following are encoded:
- the KCTD4 gene encoding BTB/POZ domain-containing protein KCTD4 — protein sequence MERKINRREKEKEYEGKHNSLEDADQGKNCKSTLMTLNVGGYLYITQKQTLTKYPDTFLEGIVNGKILCPFDADGHYFIDRDGLLFRHVLNFLRNGELLLPEGFRENQLLAQEAEFFQLKGLADEVKSRWEKEQLTPRETTFLEITDNHDRSQGLRIFCNAPDFISKIKSRIVLVSKSRLDGFPEEFSVSSNIIQFKYFIKSENGTRLVLKEDNTFVCTLETLKFEAIMMALKCGFRLLTSLDCSKGSIVHSDALHFIK from the coding sequence ATGGAACGTAAAATAAAccgaagagaaaaagaaaaggagtatgAAGGGAAACACAACAGCCTGGAAGATGCTGACCAGGGCAAGAACTGCAAATCCACCCTGATGACCCTCAACGTTGGTGGATACTTATACATTACTCAAAAACAAACACTGACCAAGTACCCAGACACATTCCTTGAAGGTATAGTAAATGGAAAAATCCTCTGTCCATTTGATGCCGATGGTCATTATTTCATAGACAGGGATGGGCTCCTCTTCAGGCATGTTCTAAACTTCCTACGAAATGGAGAACTTCTACTGCCTGAAGGGTTTCGAGAAAATCAACTTCTTGCACAAGAAGCAGAATTCTTTCAGCTCAAGGGACTGGCGGATGAAGTGAAATCCAGGTGGGAAAAAGAACAGCTAACACCCAGGGAAACTACTTTCTTGGAAATAACAGATAACCATGATCGCTCACAAGGACTGAGAATCTTCTGTAATGCTCCTGATTTCATATCAAAAATAAAGTCTCGCATTGTTCTGGTGTCCAAAAGCAGGCTGGATGGATTTCCAGAGGAGTTTTCAGTATCGTCAAATATCATTCAATTTAAATACTTCATAAAGTCTGAAAATGGCACTCGACTTGTACTGAAGGAAGACAACACCTTTGTCTGTACCTTGGAAACTCTTAAGTTTGAGGCCATAATGATGGCCTTAAAGTGTGGTTTCAGACTGCTGACCAGCCTGGATTGTTCCAAAGGGTCAATTGTTCACAGCGATGCACTTCATTTTATCAAGTAA